Proteins co-encoded in one Equus przewalskii isolate Varuska chromosome 27, EquPr2, whole genome shotgun sequence genomic window:
- the LOC103562432 gene encoding keratin-associated protein 13-2-like, whose product MSYSCCSGKFSSCSLGSYLRYPGSSCGSSYPSNLVYSTDLCSPSTCQLGSSLCGGCQKTYWEPTRYQTSCVVSSPCQRSCYRPRISPVCSPCRSTYARSLVSGSSSCCSLSYGSRSCYSLGCGSGGFRPLGYGVCGFPSLSYGSSVCYPIYFPSRSFHSPCY is encoded by the coding sequence ATGTCCTACAGCTGCTGCTCTGGAAAattctcctcctgctcccttgGGAGCTACCTGCGCTACCCAGGCTCCTCCTGTGGCTCTTCCTACCCCAGCAACCTGGTCTACAGCACTGATCTCTGCTCTCCCAGCACCTGCCAGCTGGGCTCCTCTCTCTGCGGTGGCTGTCAGAAGACTTACTGGGAGCCCACCAGATACCAGACGTCCTGTGTGGTGTCCAGCCCCTGCCAGAGGTCCTGCTACCGTCCAAGGATCTCCCCAGTCTGCAGTCCCTGCCGGTCAACTTATGCCAGGTCACTGGTCTCTGGGTCCAGCAGCTGCTGCTCCCTGAGCTATGGATCTAGAAGCTGCTACTCACTGGGCTGTGGATCCGGTGGCTTCAGACCCCTGGGTTATGGAGTCTGTGGCTTCCCTTCCCTGAGCTATGGATCCAGTGTCTGCTACCCAATCTACTTTCCTTCCAGGAGTTTCCATTCACCTTGTTACTAG
- the KRTAP23-1 gene encoding LOW QUALITY PROTEIN: keratin-associated protein 23-1 (The sequence of the model RefSeq protein was modified relative to this genomic sequence to represent the inferred CDS: inserted 1 base in 1 codon) — MSYSCCSGNFSSRSLGGYLRYPGSFCGSSYPSNLVYSTDXLLSQHLPAGLFFLQWLWGDLLEAPQIPDVLCGVQPLPEVLLPSKDLPSLQSLPVNLCQVTSLWVQQLLLPELWI; from the exons ATGTCCTACAGCTGCTGCTCTGGAAACTTCTCCTCCCGCTCCCTTGGGGGCTACCTGCGCtacccaggctccttctgtggCTCTTCCTACCCCAGCAACCTGGTCTACAGCACTG CTCTGCTCTCCCAGCACCTGCCAGCTGGGCTCTTCTTTCTACAGTGGCTGTGGGGAGACCTGCTGGAAGCCCCCCAGATACCAGATGTCCTGTGTGGTGTCCAGCCCCTGCCAGAGGTCCTGCTACCGTCCAAGGATCTCCCCAGTCTGCAGTCCCTGCCGGTCAACTTATGCCAGGTCACTAGTCTCTGGGTCCAGCAGCTGCTGCTCCCTGAGCTATGGATCTAG